One genomic window of Peromyscus maniculatus bairdii isolate BWxNUB_F1_BW_parent chromosome 2, HU_Pman_BW_mat_3.1, whole genome shotgun sequence includes the following:
- the Ppp3r2 gene encoding calcineurin subunit B type 2 — protein MGNEASFHSEMGSNFEHDEIRRLCRSFRKLDVDKSGSLSRDEFMSLPELKQNPLVTRVIDIFDTDGNGEVDFHEFIQGTSQFSVKGDEEQKLRFAFRIYDMDKDGYISNGELFQVLKMMVGNNLKDWQLQQLVDKTILVVDKDGDGRISFPEFCDVVRGMEIHKKLVVPIDHGQED, from the exons ATGGGCAACGAGGCTAGCTTCCATTCCGAGATGGGCAGTAACTTCGAGCACGATGAGATTAGAAGGCTGTGCAGAAGCTTCAGGAAGTTGGACGTGGACAAATCCGGCTCCCTGAGCAGAGACGAGTTCATGTCGCTGCCTGAGCTGAAGCAGAACCCACTGGTGACTCGAGTGATCGACATCTTCGACACGGACGGCAATGGGGAAGTGGACTTCCACGAGTTCATCCAGGGCACCTCGCAGTTCAGCGTCAAGGGCGACGAAGAGCAGAAGTTAAGGTTCGCCTTCAGAATCTATGACATGGACAAAGATGGCTACATCTCCAACGGGGAGCTCTTCCAGGTGCTGAAGATGATGGTGGGTAACAACCTCAAGGATtggcagctgcagcagctggTGGACAAAACCATCTTGGTTGTGGATAAGGATGGCGATGGCCGGATATCCTTTCCAGAGTTCTGTGATGTGGTCAGAGGCATGGAGATCCATAAGAAGTTGGTCGTGCCTAT agaTCACGGTCAAGAAgactaa